A window of Mytilus edulis chromosome 10, xbMytEdul2.2, whole genome shotgun sequence contains these coding sequences:
- the LOC139492876 gene encoding uncharacterized protein, translating into MVHSGNVSKLLNQEEINFLRIYLLCQKHATDALRFIFDTHVPKSLLTSHLSKCSTFFWRKDEKIILFPVSGGQVKSTDFDSSLLYKLIRNTLNHKIAPPTSGWGTEPLPGDRSEADDIERIRCYRNKIAHNTEFKISNKQFLKQWEDLSKAVNRLNQGAKRTEIESLKCTQFNGSQKNEIECMKKNIFRMKDEIHELQNELFSCQDEIKDIKDAVIDCRKDIEETNEKHIPHHIFKIR; encoded by the exons atggtccactcag GAAACGTTTCTAAACTGTTAAATCAAGAAGAAATAAACTTTCTCCGGATTTATTTACTTTGTCAGAAGCATGCGACGGATGCCTTAAGATTTATTTTCGATACGCATGTTCCGAAATCATTACTCACATCGCATCTAAGTAAATGTAGTACCTTTTTTTGGAGAAAAGACGAAAAAATCATTCTTTTTCCAG TTTCAGGTGGCCAAGTTAAAAGTACTGACTTTGACTCGTCATTGCTATATAAACTAATCAGGAATACCCTCAATCACAAAATTGCTCCTCCAACGAGTGGATGGGGAACAGAACCATTACCTGGAGATCGATCCGAAGCAGATGATATTGAAAGAATCCGTTGCTATAGAAACAAAATAGCCCATAACACAGAATTCAAGATatctaataaacaatttttgaaacaATGGGAAGACCTTTCTAAG GCTGTTAACAGATTGAACCAAGGAGCTAAGAGAACCGAAATAGAATCACTAAAATGCACTCAGTTCAATGGATCTCAGAAAAATGAAATAGAATGTATGAAAAAGAATATTTTCAGAATGAAAGATGAGATACATGAACTACAAAATGAACTATTTTCCTGTCAGGatgaaataaaagatataaagGATGCTGTTATTGACTGTAGAAAGGATATAgaagaaacaaatgaaaaacacatTCCTCATCACATATTTAAGATTAGATAA
- the LOC139491603 gene encoding uncharacterized protein, with protein MSRFNNIVSCEINIIRSLNDKSKLLLTCRKSVYNEAIISKPFVLENIVDLESMTSVLNEIEKMKILTNHCSAADVDKKFYNKLSLKNTKIMFPFLCQLFAANVEYQMLGSNFFERPFEYIIEEMSKLQKTNTAQYVSLVLCLVNNKQLSNENMPSNHVKKRIYNSCGLDRGTADRKIFDALSNIEGTFVMEIGHDYSFIHDSIYEAIAYHYGQEFPEQILEFMPSNFILNKVIVVGSPTFNDLNIKIKESHFLKLAERLYLDLESNKLFDVFMNKALTYQPFLEVFIELIRKKPYEDFKFTFLTPRIGNSDHLINYDDLGERKFEDIYRDETIRRELLNDKRERESLEGKISQYVTHSIRLISWVVYYGHTRLLQEIVNHVLDHNDSTDIVFGSNIEEQARLLLLSVYNGDLCLIELIIRYVNKESLGATPLYMSDGCLESNYHRTLDPLNAACYYGLLQVVELLVQSGIDVNLDNYHEFPVYVATYNGYYEIVKYLAENGADVNAFKSGFTILNPSVPPLYIASIKGYSAIAKCLIQNGADVNIPLHSEMTALFRASVGGYIEILKMLVEIGADVNFCNFRNKSPLCAASEEGHLDIVLYLIQSGSDINLCDVYGKSPLLASIETGHFDIVKLLVDYGCKINSQLTGNILPLTSALMQGNVEIATYLIQTGADYNMQNEYGVTSIQLALWKNHTEILHHIIALENKNKPQSGNLKLYQLLVNMHKFEIYPETVPCTNECVKAEGLNYNEHRLALLSFISRGSNGDDLKHLLKLGLGSKFHAEKLDSLLYYIITEAGVTKRVDKVQSLLDFGIPSDFWDYIYVFLLKQATTVFEQKKTVWNKISLKWLNNTKEMLMTFVLDISRGGPNSISRKHLHDCKMFEFDVEVYSSIISLLKQRTRRLSIK; from the coding sequence ATGAGCAGATTTAATAATATAGTTTCATGCGAGATAAACATAATAAGATCACTTAATGATAAGTCAAAACTTTTGCTCACATGTCGAAAGTCAGTTTATAACGAGGCTATAATATCAAAACCATTCGTGCTTGAAAATATTGTTGACTTAGAAAGCATGACCAGCGTGttaaatgaaatagaaaaaatgaaaattcttacaaaTCATTGTTCAGCGGCAGACGTCGACAAAAAGTTTTATAATAAGTTAtctttaaagaatacaaaaattatgttTCCATTTTTGTGTCAATTGTTTGCAGCTAATGTAGAATATCAGATGCTTGGCTcaaatttttttgaaaggccattTGAATATATAATTGAAGAAATGAGTAAACTACAAAAGACAAATACCGCGCAATATGTGTCTTTGGTGTTATGTCTAGTCAACAACAAACAACTATCCAATGAAAATATGCCTTCAAATCATGTAAAGAAAAGGATTTACAACTCTTGTGGATTAGATAGAGGAACAGCAGATAGAAAGATTTTCGATGCTTTGTCTAATATTGAAGGTACTTTTGTAATGGAGATAGGACATGACTATTCGTTTATTCATGATTCAATTTACGAAGCCATTGCTTACCACTATGGGCAGGAATTTCCGGAACAGATACTGGAATTCATGCCaagtaattttatattaaataaagtgATTGTAGTTGGGAGTCCTACGTTTAATGATTTAAACATTaagataaaagaaagtcattttCTAAAACTAGCCGAAAGACTGTATTTGGATCTAGAATCAAACAAACtgtttgatgtttttatgaaCAAGGCTTTAACATACCAGCCTTTCCTTGAAGTGTTCATTGAACTGATCAGGAAGAAACCGTACGAGGATTTTAAGTTTACATTTTTAACTCCACGCATTGGTAACAGTGAtcatttaataaattatgatGACCTAGGTGAGAGGAAATTTGAAGATATTTACCGTGATGAAACAATAAGAAGAGAACTATTAAACGATAAAAGGGAACGAGAATCACTTGAAGGCAAAATAAGTCAATATGTCACACATTCGATCAGATTGATAAGTTGGGTTGTTTATTACGGGCACACTCGTCTTTTACAAGAAATTGTTAATCATGTTCTTGATCATAACGATTCTACTGACATCGTCTTCGGTTCAAATATAGAAGAACAAGCCAGACTACTATTATTGTCCGTTTACAATGGCGATCTATGCTTAATAGAACTAATTATTAGGTATGTAAATAAAGAGAGCCTAGGCGCTACACCCTTGTATATGTCCGACGGTTGCCTGGAGTCTAATTATCATAGAACTCTTGATCCTCTAAATGCAGCATGTTACTATGGTTTATTACAAGTTGTAGAACTATTAGTACAGTCTGGTATTGACGTCAATTTAGACAACTATCATGAATTTCCAGTGTATGTTGCAACATATAATGGATATTATGAGATCGTAAAATACTTAGCTGAAAACGGAGCAGATGTCAATGCTTTTAAATCCGGATTTACAATCTTAAATCCCAGTGTACCACCCTTATATATAGCATCAATAAAGGGATATTCCGCTATAGCTAAATGTCTCATTCAAAACGGTGCAGACGTGAATATACCTTTACATAGTGAAATGACAGCTTTATTTAGAGCTTCAGTAGGGGGTTacatagaaattttaaaaatgcttgTAGAAATCGGTGCAGACGTCAACTTTTGCAACTTTCGTAACAAATCACCACTGTGTGCTGCTTCAGAAGAAGGCCATTTagatattgttttgtatttgataCAGAGCGGTAGCGATATCAACTTGTGTGACGTGTATGGCAAATCACCACTTTTAGCGTCAATAGAAACTGGTCACTTTGATATAGTAAAGCTTTTGGTGGACTATGGGTGTAAAATAAATTCTCAGTTAACTGGTAACATTTTGCCACTTACCTCTGCATTAATGCAAGGAAATGTCGAAATAGCAACCTATCTTATCCAAACGGGTGCAGATTATAACATGCAAAATGAATATGGAGTGACGTCTATACAACTTGCTCTATGGAAGAATCATACAGAAATACTGCACCATATTATAGcacttgaaaacaaaaataaaccgcAAAGTGGCAATCTCAAATTATATCAGCTGTTAGTAAACATGCATAAGTTTGAAATATATCCGGAGACCGTTCCTTGTACAAATGAATGCGTCAAAGCCGAAGGACTGAACTATAACGAGCATCGTCTAGCTCTTCTATCATTCATTTCAAGAGGTTCTAATGGGGATGATTTAAAGCACTTATTAAAGCTTGGACTAGGCAGTAAATTTCATGCTGAAAAGTTAGACTCTCTCCTATATTATATTATAACGGAGGCAGGCGTGACAAAACGTGTTGATAAAGTGCAATCATTACTTGACTTTGGCATACCATCAGATTTTTGGGATTACATATAtgtatttcttttaaaacaaGCAACAACAGTTTTTGAACAAAAGAAAACGGTTTGGAATAAAATATCCTTGAAGTGGTTAAACAACACTAAAGAAATGTTGATGACGTTCGTTCTGGATATTTCACGGGGTGGACCAAATTCAATTTCAAGGAAGCATCTACATGACTGCAAAATGTTTGAATTTGATGTCGAAGTATATTCTTCCATAATTTCTTTACTTAAACAACGGACAAGAAGATTATCtattaaataa